One genomic region from Salvia hispanica cultivar TCC Black 2014 chromosome 2, UniMelb_Shisp_WGS_1.0, whole genome shotgun sequence encodes:
- the LOC125207802 gene encoding LON peptidase N-terminal domain and RING finger protein 3-like, translating to MVAEANSSRSPGISGNPSKKRQEITENGQKDESLFSPGFRSVAAMAGWDEEALLLASLIVEDTPDRQFKQKKRIDLQSLKTPPTNSRRKRRAQRRSPASIPVTVLDLDEDESKSTSKEGESTSKDVTAIAEVEKPSKADEEVDAKSSGGSSSTPSIPCLDRLREELSCAICLEICYEPSTTPCGHSFCKKCLSSAADRCGRKCPKCRQIISTGKYCKVNTVLWNTVQLLFPQEVEARKAADESATEALEQPCQSRTRSQHTRQSRGVVELRSLESINNSAERRRNREQRIRNRAQSSRGDAARTELPGQDRDAALALRLQREEFMEAFTGPDDPRRGSLAPATARANLRAMASRAINIRMSRGRRD from the exons ATGGTTGCTGAAGCGAATTCGAGCAGAAGCCCCGGAATCTCGGGAAATCCATCCAAAAAACGACAAGAAATCACAGAAAATGGCCAGAAAGATGAGAGTTTATTCAGTCCGGGGTTCCGATCAGTCGCCGCGATGGCTGGGTGGGACGAAGAGGCGCTGCTGCTCGCAAGCCTCATCGTCGAAGACACTCCCGATCGACAGTTCAAGCAGAAGAAGAGAATCGACTTGCAAAGTTTGAAAACCCCTCCGACAAATTCAAGAAG AAAACGGAGGGCTCAGAGACGAAGCCCTGCATCCATACCCGTTACTGTTCTTGATCTCGATGAAGATGAGTCAAAATCAACTAGTAAAGAGGGTGAATCAACTAGTAAAGATGTGACAGCCATTGCAGAAGTTGAAAAGCCTAGTAAGGCAGATGAGGAAGTGGATGCAAAGAGCAGTGGTGGTTCCAGCTCAACCCCTTCGATTCCATGCCTTGATCGCCTCCGGGAGGAGCTCTCTTGTGCT ATTTGCCTGGAGATATGTTATGAACCGAGTACCACGCCTTGTGGACACAG TTTCTGTAAGAAATGCTTGAGCTCCGCGGCTGATAGATGCGGGAGGAAGTGCCCCAAATGCAGGCAGATCATTAG CACGGGGAAGTACTGCAAAGTGAACACGGTACTGTGGAACACGGTGCAGCTGCTGTTCCCACAGGAGGTAGAGGCGAGGAAGGCAGCCGATGAGTCTGCCACAGAGGCCCTCGAGCAGCCTTGTCAATCTAGAACAAGGAGCCAACATACTAGGCAAAGCAGAGGTGTTGTGGAACTGCGTAGTCTTGAGTCGATTAACAATTCTGCGGAGAGGAGAAGAAACCGCGAACAACGCATCAGAAACCGGGCTCAGTCGAGTAGAGGAGATGCTGCAAGAACAGAGCTGCCGGGCCAGGACAGGGATGCTGCTTTGGCCCTGAGGCTGCAGAGGGAAGAATTTATGGAGGCTTTCACGGGACCCGACGACCCGAGGAGGGGCTCACTTGCACCTGCAACTGCGAGAGCTAACTTGAGGGCTATGGCATCGAGGGCCATTAACATTCGGATGAGCAGAGGACGAAGagactaa